In the Moraxella osloensis genome, one interval contains:
- a CDS encoding TetR family transcriptional regulator, producing the protein MTSRDLQKRQTRQAFFQSVLQLSRSGHAFSSISLRQISREVGVVPTAFYRHFQDIDELGTCLVNEELGHTLQNLRDHLQLGRTRTHEGQIASSVGFFLESVEHASLHWHFIVSERYGGNQAVQSALDEQISLFAQIMTDDLAMQPAFGHLNQEVRLLIADMGVNMYFSWVYKWLKFDPTEIQGKQEYLNRCIKQAQVLFYGVRNWYP; encoded by the coding sequence ATGACTAGCCGTGACTTGCAAAAACGCCAAACCCGTCAAGCCTTTTTTCAATCGGTGCTTCAGTTATCGAGGTCAGGGCATGCGTTTTCGTCGATTTCACTTCGCCAGATTAGCCGCGAAGTGGGCGTGGTGCCAACGGCTTTTTATCGACATTTTCAGGATATCGATGAGCTTGGCACCTGCTTAGTCAATGAAGAACTCGGTCACACGCTGCAAAATCTTCGCGATCATTTGCAGCTCGGTCGTACCCGAACGCATGAAGGTCAAATTGCCTCAAGCGTGGGTTTCTTTTTGGAAAGTGTCGAGCATGCGTCATTGCACTGGCACTTTATTGTTTCTGAACGCTATGGTGGCAACCAAGCTGTGCAAAGTGCACTCGATGAGCAAATCAGCTTGTTTGCGCAAATCATGACCGATGATTTGGCGATGCAGCCTGCCTTTGGACATTTAAATCAAGAAGTGCGCTTGTTGATTGCAGATATGGGCGTGAATATGTATTTTTCTTGGGTGTATAAATGGCTCAAATTTGACCCCACAGAGATACAAGGTAAACAAGAGTATCTCAATCGCTGTATCAAACAGGCGCAAGTGCTGTTTTATGGCGTCCGTAATTGGTATCCTTAA